One genomic region from Oncorhynchus gorbuscha isolate QuinsamMale2020 ecotype Even-year linkage group LG13, OgorEven_v1.0, whole genome shotgun sequence encodes:
- the LOC123993732 gene encoding polyadenylate-binding protein-interacting protein 2-like produces MLPFSKSLNGTLLILPIDQVEEELWEEEFIEQCFQEMLEEEENEWFIPARDLPPTLGQLQDQLNLLVLSDTGIVHSLAINSNLNPEAQEFVPGLKH; encoded by the exons ATGCTACCATTTAGCAAATCGCTCAATGGTACTCTACTTATTCTGCCTATTGATCAG GTTGAGGAGGAGCTGTGGGAGGAGGAGTTCATTGAGCAGTGTTTCCAGGAGAtgttagaggaagaggagaacgaatggttcatcccagccagagatCTCCCTCCAACCCTCGGTCAGCTCCAGGACCAACTAAACCTACTGGTCCTCAGTGACACAGGCATCGTACACAGCCTGGCG ATTAACAGCAATTTGAACCCTGAAGCACAAGAATTCGTACCAGGATTGAAGCACTGA
- the LOC123993731 gene encoding matrin-3-like isoform X2: protein MQYTRSRLEPVPVRVVDYHYGKETPRSYQTPRSTYNTAQGGSSNTWKPPNSSQPAVDYRYPPPTDYRPRPDQDVPVVTIKMATSGKTPTKKAALDFHGEIPQTFPYSCSLCDITVLSEKFWFTHVNGTQHADGQLTLLQMYPEWDCRMQTARSGDDHTDRPRVEEKTAGPSHRSINYLGKPSSRGSRKNVDTKTKVTKGSGKVVCAKFTARCLNEDGLKDLIKPFGEVVKVIMFPALLQAFVEMGSTDQAADIVTYYLSNPVMVKGGQVTFSVSSTFNFLQSSRVLSFSPVPPGKESAAWKRELLAVAEGFGPVEHSLFLPTQAFVEMTNALDAQKLVGHHTSKHLKIDEIHIKVAFSSEYNTLRTMSERKSSDRSRKSEDRSKRKRTPSPRRRSLSPRRDSPISSKRRRSREG from the exons ATGCAGTACACACGCTCTCGCCTGGAACCTGTGCCTGTCCGAGTTGTGGACTACCACTATGGTAAAGAAACTCCCAGAAGTTACCAAACTCCTAGGTCCACTTACAACACGGCCCAAGGAGGAAGCAGCAACACCTGGAAACCCCCCAACTCATCCCAACCAGCAGTAGATTACAGGTACCCACCacctacagactacagaccacgcCCAGACCAAGATGTCCCAGTTGTCACAATCAAGATGGCCACCTCTGGCAAAACTCCCACCAAGAAGGCTGCTCTTGACTTCCACGGAGAAATCCCCCAAACGTTTCCTTATTCGTGCTCTCTCTGCGATATTACTGTGCTCTCTGAAAAG ttctGGTTCACACACGTCAATGGAACTCAACATGCAGACGGACAGCTCACACTTCTTCAAAT GTATCCTGAATGGGATTGCCGGATGCAGACCGCCAGAAG TGGTGAcgaccacacagacagaccaaggGTTGAAGAGAAGACTGCTGGACCTTCCCATAGGTCTATTAACTACTTAG gtaaaCCGTCAAGTAGAGGCTCTAGAAAAAACGTAGACACTAAGACAAAGGTTACAAAG GGGAGTGGCAAAGTGGTTTGTGCTAAATTTACCGCCCGGTGTCTCAACGAAGATGGTTTGAAGGACCTGATTAAACCGTTTGGGGAAGTTGTGAAAGTCATCATGTTCCCCGCTTTG CTTCAGGCGTTTGTGGAGATGGGCTCAACTGACCAGGCCGCCGATATTGTGACATACTACCTCAGTAACCCAGTGATGGTGAAAGGAGGACAAGTCACCTTCTCTGTCTCGTCAACATTTAATTTCCTACAG AGTTCCCGGGTGTTGAGTTTTTCCCCGGTGCCTCCTGGTAAAGAGTCCGCCGCGTGGAAGAGAGAGTTACTGGCCGTCGCTGAAGGATTTGGACCTGTGGAGCACTCTCTATTCTTACCTACGCAG GCATTTGTGGAAATGACTAATGCACTGGATGCACAGAAGCTGGTTGGACACCATACATCCAAACACCTGAAAATAGATGAGATACATATTAAAGTGGCCTTCTCATCAGAGTATAATACACTTCG GACCATGTCTGAGAGGAAGTCTTCAGACAGGAGCAGGAAGTCTGAAGACAGATCGAAGAGAAAGAGAACCCCAAGCCCCAGAAGGCGGTCCCTCAGCCCCAGGAGAGATTCCCCAATCTcctcaaagaggaggaggagtagagagggatag
- the LOC123993731 gene encoding matrin-3-like isoform X1, which translates to MQYTRSRLEPVPVRVVDYHYGKETPRSYQTPRSTYNTAQGGSSNTWKPPNSSQPAVDYRYPPPTDYRPRPDQDVPVVTIKMATSGKTPTKKAALDFHGEIPQTFPYSCSLCDITVLSEKFWFTHVNGTQHADGQLTLLQMYPEWDCRMQTARRPFNPFSGDDHTDRPRVEEKTAGPSHRSINYLGKPSSRGSRKNVDTKTKVTKGSGKVVCAKFTARCLNEDGLKDLIKPFGEVVKVIMFPALLQAFVEMGSTDQAADIVTYYLSNPVMVKGGQVTFSVSSTFNFLQSSRVLSFSPVPPGKESAAWKRELLAVAEGFGPVEHSLFLPTQAFVEMTNALDAQKLVGHHTSKHLKIDEIHIKVAFSSEYNTLRTMSERKSSDRSRKSEDRSKRKRTPSPRRRSLSPRRDSPISSKRRRSREG; encoded by the exons ATGCAGTACACACGCTCTCGCCTGGAACCTGTGCCTGTCCGAGTTGTGGACTACCACTATGGTAAAGAAACTCCCAGAAGTTACCAAACTCCTAGGTCCACTTACAACACGGCCCAAGGAGGAAGCAGCAACACCTGGAAACCCCCCAACTCATCCCAACCAGCAGTAGATTACAGGTACCCACCacctacagactacagaccacgcCCAGACCAAGATGTCCCAGTTGTCACAATCAAGATGGCCACCTCTGGCAAAACTCCCACCAAGAAGGCTGCTCTTGACTTCCACGGAGAAATCCCCCAAACGTTTCCTTATTCGTGCTCTCTCTGCGATATTACTGTGCTCTCTGAAAAG ttctGGTTCACACACGTCAATGGAACTCAACATGCAGACGGACAGCTCACACTTCTTCAAAT GTATCCTGAATGGGATTGCCGGATGCAGACCGCCAGAAG GCCTTTCAATCCCTTCAGTGGTGAcgaccacacagacagaccaaggGTTGAAGAGAAGACTGCTGGACCTTCCCATAGGTCTATTAACTACTTAG gtaaaCCGTCAAGTAGAGGCTCTAGAAAAAACGTAGACACTAAGACAAAGGTTACAAAG GGGAGTGGCAAAGTGGTTTGTGCTAAATTTACCGCCCGGTGTCTCAACGAAGATGGTTTGAAGGACCTGATTAAACCGTTTGGGGAAGTTGTGAAAGTCATCATGTTCCCCGCTTTG CTTCAGGCGTTTGTGGAGATGGGCTCAACTGACCAGGCCGCCGATATTGTGACATACTACCTCAGTAACCCAGTGATGGTGAAAGGAGGACAAGTCACCTTCTCTGTCTCGTCAACATTTAATTTCCTACAG AGTTCCCGGGTGTTGAGTTTTTCCCCGGTGCCTCCTGGTAAAGAGTCCGCCGCGTGGAAGAGAGAGTTACTGGCCGTCGCTGAAGGATTTGGACCTGTGGAGCACTCTCTATTCTTACCTACGCAG GCATTTGTGGAAATGACTAATGCACTGGATGCACAGAAGCTGGTTGGACACCATACATCCAAACACCTGAAAATAGATGAGATACATATTAAAGTGGCCTTCTCATCAGAGTATAATACACTTCG GACCATGTCTGAGAGGAAGTCTTCAGACAGGAGCAGGAAGTCTGAAGACAGATCGAAGAGAAAGAGAACCCCAAGCCCCAGAAGGCGGTCCCTCAGCCCCAGGAGAGATTCCCCAATCTcctcaaagaggaggaggagtagagagggatag
- the LOC123992401 gene encoding matrin-3-like: protein MEKSKKAVDTIDQSKQETATHDSQEDGAMEACDMDSDIEGMAVYGEDGEENSDMGEVGEGEEREELQESAEDLIQEFKDLCEPRQKATSGTVDDAPTEELSATGSEQGKELSATGSEHGKELSATGSEQGKELSGKEFSATGSEQGKELSATGSEQGKELSATGSEQGKELSATGSEQGKELSATGSEQGKEMDGEDQKGDISYVDDEPDFPEDLENLITLDELEEDSSGDNQDNQSTDEIKSRSKSKPSGRDQTPGRVIYVKNLPRGFYTDSDFLKIVKGFGRVHRYFLLRNGEEGFIEMERSSDVTKALRSLRYDGCKLYGQRLIVLRSQKYKRLTTGWKPESDSKSDRKKDHMSTRSSSRIRSGRTSSHSKSAAKDEETKEKDEETKEKTARQVCSEPAQHCDKEDREASEGDIDQSSNGEDQKDAPVPAAEEEKACSNEDNAETKMEDNVETRPDSIKTGMESSFQANNPVGREFIKPVIGYFCNLCQVIYVNEDEARNQHCSSLCHYLKFMEHSGDDTASS, encoded by the exons ATGGAGAAGTCCAAAAAGGCTGTCGACACGATTGACCAGAGCAAGCAAGAAACTGCGACCCACGACAGCCAGGAGGATGGAGCCATGGAGGCCTGTGATATGGACAGTGACATCGAGGGGATGGCCGTgtatggggaggatggggaggagaactCTGACatgggagaggtgggggagggagaggaacgaGAGGAACtgcaggagagtgctgaggactTAATCCAGGAGTTTAAAGACCTATGTGAGCCCAGGCAGAAAGCAACTTCTGGGACTGTAGATGATGCTCCTACAGAAGAGCTCTCAGCGACCGggtcagaacaggggaaagagctctCAGCGACCGGGTCAGAACATGGGAAAGAGCTCTCAGCGACCGggtcagaacaggggaaagagctctCG gggaaagagTTCTCAGCGACCGggtcagaacaggggaaagagctctcagcgaccgggtcagaacaggggaaagagctctcagcgaccgggtcagaacaggggaaagagctctcagcgaccgggtcagaacaggggaaagagctctcagcgaccgggtcagaacaggggaaagagaTGGATGGTGAGGACCAGAAAGGAGATATTTCATACGTTGATGATGAG CCTGATTTCCCAGAGGACCTTGAGAATCTTATTACGTTGGATGAGCTGGAGGAGGATTCCTCGGGTGATAACCAAG ATAACCAGTCAACAGATGAGATCAAGAGCAGATCCAAGAGCAAA ccCTCAGGACGTGATCAGACACCTGGTAGAGTGATCTACGTCAAAAACCTTCCCAGAGGCTTCTATACAGATAGTGACTTCCTGAAGATTGTTAAAGGCTTCGGGAGAGTGCATCGCTATTTCCTCCTTCGCAATGGTGAAGAG GGCTTCATTGAGATGGAGAGGTCTTCTGATGTGACAAAGGCTTTAAGATCGCTGCGTTATGATGGCTGTAAATTATACGGCCAGAGGTTGATCGTCCTGCGGTCTCAGAAATACAAGAGACTAACAACAGG GTGGAAACCTGAATCTGATTCTAAAAGTGATCGGAAGAAGGATCACATGAGTACTAGAAGCAGTAGCAGGATAAGGAGTGGACGGACCAGCAGTCACTCAAAGTCAGCAGCTAAGGACGAGGAGACAAAAGAGAAGGACGAGGAGACAAAAGAGAAGACGGCACGACAAGTATGCTCCGAGCCAGCCCAACACTGTGACAAGGAGGACAGAGAAGCGTCTGAAGGGGATATTGACCAATCCTCCAACGGTGAAGACCAAAAGGATGCCCctgtccctgctgctgaggaAGAGAAGGCCTGTAGCAACGAGGATAATGCAGAAACCAAGATGGAGGATAATGTGGAAACAAGACCAGATTCCATAAAGACTGGTATGGAGTCATCGTTCCAGGCCAACAACCCAGTGG GAAGAGAATTCATTAAACCTGTCATTGGCTACTTCTGCAACCTGTGTCAAGTCATCTATGTCAATGAGGACGAAGCTAGGAACCAACACTGCAGCAGCCTCTGTCACTATCTGAAGTTTATG GAACATTCAGGTGATGACACAGCCTCTAGCTAA
- the LOC123992399 gene encoding matrin-3-like gives MSHNYSYRRPPPAKDLRASAFDSPDHLHPGDHSHNVYRSSQEAPSHSTIPSYPSSSSRASAATESPYSFSLSQSDPYSSLSRSDPYSSSLSRSDQTLTLLSSCGLEPKDLSLLAEMPEELITVENLPRLLLEIRKKRATQQPPYPAMTSYPLLPHLAPHCYPSSRPCVGAA, from the coding sequence ATGTCTCACAACTACTCCTACAGACGACCACCACCAGCTAAAGATCTAAGAGCCAGCGCTTTCGACTCTCCAGATCACCTGCACCCTGGAGACCACAGTCACAATGTTTACAGATCGTCCCAGGAGGCTCCGTCTCATTCCACAATACCATCCTACCCATCCTCCTCATCCAGAGCCTCTGCTGCCACCGAGTCCCCTTACTCCTTCTCACTAAGCCAGTCAGACCCTTACTCCTCCCTAAGCCGGTCAGACCCTTACTCTTCCTCTCTAAGCCGGTCAGATCAAACTCTGACCCTCCTGAGCAGCTGTGGGCTTGAGCCCAAAGACTTGTCTCTACTAGCCGAGATGCCTGAGGAGCTCATCACTGTGGAGAACCTACCACGTCTGCTCCTGGAGATCAGAAAGAAGAGGGCGACACAGCAGCCACCATATCCAGCTATGACCTCTTACCCCCTGCTGCCACATCTCGCCCCCCACTGCTACCCCTCCTCCAGGCCGTGCGTGGGAGCAGCCTGA